The sequence below is a genomic window from Halococcus saccharolyticus DSM 5350.
TGAGGATCGGGAACCAGTAGTACCCCGCTGCCATCATCATGAACGGGATGATTCCCATCAGGATCATGTGGAAGTGGCCCACGACGTAGTAGGTGTCGTGATACAACAGGTCGACGGGGATCGATGCGAGAAACACGCCCGTGATCCCGCCGATCACGAACGTACTCAGCCCGCCGACACAGAAGATCATCGGTGCGGTAAGTCTCACTCTCCCTTTCCAGATCGTGGTGATCCAGTTGAACTCCTTGATCGCGCTCGGGATCGCGATCGCGAGCGAGACCGCCATGAAGCTCGCCCGGATCCGGGGATCGATCCCGGTCGAGAACATGTGATGAGCCCAGACGCCAAAGGAGAGCACCCCGATCGCGAACGTCGAGTAGATCACGTACTTCCGGCCGAACAGCGTCCGCCCCGCGAACTTCGGCAGGATCGTGCTCATCAGCCCGAACCCCGGAAGCACAATGATATACACCTCCGGATGGCCCCAGAACCAGAAGATATGCTGCCAGAGGATGGGACCACCGCCTTCGAGCGCGAAGAAGGTCGTCCCGAAGTTCCGATCGAGCAACAGCATCACGAGCGCGGCCCCGAGCAGCGAGAACGCGAGCAGCGCGATCCCCGCCGTCGTCACGAGCGTCCACGTGAACAGATCGACATCGGCCCACGAGACCTCCTCGTCGCGCTCGGCGAACACGGTGATGATGAAGTTGATCGAGGCGAGGACGGTTGAGATCCCACTCAGATGGAGCCCGAGCAGGAGGAAGTCGACCTGTGGGTTGCCCGACTGGAGCGACAGCGGCGCGTACATGTACCACCCGATCTCGGGCGGTTTGATCTCGAAGAGAAAGGAGATCGCGTCGACCGGCACCCAGACGCCGAGGAACTTCGCGAAGAGGTTCACCACGAGACCGCCGCGGATGAGGAGCAACGCCGGTGGGAGGAGCCAGAAACTGAGCGCGTTGAGCCGGGGGAAGGCGAGGTCGTCGGCCCCGATCAGGATGGGGAGGAAGTAGTTCGCCATCCCGAAGAACACGGGTGTGACGAACAGGATCAACATCGTGAGCCCGTGGGTGGTGAAGAGGGCGTTGTACGTGCCCTCGGTCCAGAGGTCCGCCGCGGGCGTCAGGAGCTCGGTCCGGATCATCATCGCATCGGTGCCGCCCCACAGCCCCGCGATCGTCCCAAAGACGATGTACATGATCCCGATGTCCTTGTGATCGACAGTAGTCAACCAGCGCGTGAGGCCAGCCGATTTGGCCTCGGTCTCCGCGCCGGTCTCGGTGGTGGGGTTTTCGGGGAGGTACCCGCCGTCGGACCGGGGGCCCGACGAGGATCGCCTCACTCCGTTCGGCTCACCACCATCTGGCTGTGGCAGCTCTGGCGGAGCCGTCTTGCGATTTGCGTGGATCCGCCACGCGAGTACGGCGAGGACGAGTCCGACTGCGGCGACCCCGACGATCACCTCAGACATGGTTGGTGTCGTTGGTGATGCAGAGCGAGGACGGGACTGGTTCGCCTGCTACCGCAACCGTCGCCGCGGCAAGACTCCCGATGGACGCCGCACTGTTCATACACGGATATCGGAGCCGATCGACAAATAATCAGCGGACGGCCCGACCGCTTTCCGGGAGTCACCACCCCGCACGCCGGACCGAAGACGTTACGCCGCGCCCGAAGAAGGCGGCAGTATGGTCGAGAACGTCATCTGGCCCGCCTACCTCGATCGGGAGTTGAGCCGAAGCGAGGGCCGACGGGTCCCCCGATCGTCGGCCGTCCCGGAGCCGACCGTCGACGAGATCGCACGCGCCGCCGGCCAGGTCGGATACGACGTGGTGATCGAACGCGAGAAGACCTATCCGCGCGAGTACGAACCGCGCGGGCGAGTCTTGATCGAGAACGCCGACGACGCCGGCAAGTCGGATCTCCTCCAGGCGGTGGCGGCGTACGTCGCTGTCCTCCGCGAATGAAGCGCGCCGGCGAGGTCGTGCGGGTCGCCCAGGGACTCGCGATCGTTCGCTGTCCCGACGAGACACATCCCGACATCGGAACCGAACTCAGCGATCAGGAGCTCGCGACCGTGGGCCGAGTGGTCGATGTGTTCGGCCCGGTCGAACGGCCGTATGTCGCAGTCGACCCGCGGAACGAGCCGGCGCTATTGCTCGGCAGCCGGCTCTACGCCGAATAACGGCGACGAACGCTCGGTTTCCACTCACTTCGTTCGCGTTCATTCCCGAAAGTCGAGCAAAGCGCGTCTTCCGACGTTCGCGCTCGCTTTGCTCGCGCTCACCACCGCCACCGCCCGCCGTCGGGAGCGGTGTCGGCGGAGCGGGAGCCATCGAGCGGCGCACGCTCGTCGCCGAGATGGGTGGAGCGCCCAGCGAGAACGACGTTCACGACCGCGCCCAGCATGAGTACGAGGGCGCTGTAGTAGAGCCAGATCAACACGAGGAGGACGCCACCGATCACGCCGTAGGCGGCGTACCGACCGGCGTAGGCGACGTAGAACTGGAAGGCGAACTCGGTGACGGCCCAGCCGAGAGCGGCGAGCACCGTTCCCGGCAGCACTTCGACGATCGAGACGTCGACGTCCGGTAAGAAGTAATACAGCGGCAGAAAGGTCAGCGAGAGGCCGACGACGAGGAGCAGCGGGTGAAAATCCTCGACGTACGGGATTGTAGGGAAGAGCGCGAGCGCCGCGCCGGTGACAACGATCACACCGACTGCGAACCCGACACCGACGAGGACGACCACACCGTCGCGGAGTTGGGCGAGCAACGACTTCGGCCGCCGCACGCCGTAGATCGCGTCGAACGCGATGTCGAGCCCGCGAAACAGTTTGAGCGCGCTCCACAGCAGCGTCACCAGCCCGAGTACTGATGCGCCGGTCTGGCCCGACGAGTCGGTCAGCACGTCCGCGAGGAGGTCGCGCGCGCTCTCGGTCAGCGTCGATTCGAGCAGTTCGGTGATCTGCGTCGCGAACGCCTCGCCGCCGACGACCGACGCCGCGACGAACGCCAGCACGAACAGCGGCACCAGCGAGACGAACGCGTAGAACGCGAGACTGCCCGCCATGAAGGTGAGGTGGTTCTCGCGGACCTCGGCGATCGTCGCCCGAGCGAGCCTCGCCGGCCGGGACGAGCGGACGTTCACGGATTCACGCCTCTCGGAAACGGAGGGTATGTGAAACCCTAACTCTTCGCATTATCGCGGTTTTCACTCGTTCGGTAGCCACGAGGCCGCAGCGAAACCCCAAAGGGTGCGCCGGGAAAGAAACAGTCATGCACCAGCGCAGGCGGGTCGTCGCGGCCGGCGGAGCCACGGTCGCGATCTTTCTGGCGGTCCAGGTGGGCGCGCTCGCGCTCGTCGGCCCGTTCGAGTCGGCGGGCTACCAGGCGGTGGAGAACCCCTCGAACCCGGTGAACAGCGCGATCTACCTCGGTGCGATCCTCGTCGCCACCGCGGCGATGCTCGGAACGATCAAAGTCGGTGCGGACTGGGTACTCCGGGGATTCGTGGTCCTCGCAAGCGGATTCGTTTCGTTGTACGTCTTCTCAGTACTGCTGCCCGCCCCGCTCGGCTGGTCGATCGCCGGAATCGCGACCTCGCCGCTCGCGCTCGCCGCGGCTGGCCTGCTCGTGATCGCCCTCCTCGTCCATCCGGAGTGGTACGTGATCGACGCCGCCGGGATCGTGATGGGAGCCGGCGCGGCAGCACTCTTCGGTATCAGTTTCGGCCTCCTCCCCGCGATCGTCCTCCTCGTAGCGCTCGCGGTCTACGACGCCATCTCGGTGTACGGCACCGAGCACATGCTCGCGCTCGCCGACGGCGTGATGGACCTCAAACTCCCGGTCGTGCTGGTGATCCCGCTTACCCTGTCGTATTCGTTTCTCGACGACAGCCCCTCGACGACGGACGATCCGGACGAACGGGCCGTCGAAGCCGATGGGAGCGGTGATACCGAAGCGGCCGGTGAATCGACCGACACCAACCACGATAACGCTGCCGACCGGCCTGGCCTCGACGAGCGCGACGCTCTCTTCGTCGGTCTCGGCGACGCGGTGATGCCGGGCGTGATGGTCGCGAGCGCTGCGGTGTTCGCGCCCGCGCCGCCGTTGGTCGCCGGGTTCGCGCTCACCCTCCCCGCGCTCACGGCGATGATCGGGACGATCTGCGGGCTGGTGGCGCTGCTCTGGTTCGTGTTGCAAGGTCGCGCACACGCCGGTCTGCCGCTGCTCAATGGCGGCGCGGTCGGCGGCTACCTCCTCGGTGCGCTCGCGGCTGGAATTCCGCTGGTGCGCGCGCTCGGTCTCGGACCGTACGTCTGAGCGACTTTCGCGGTTGTCGTCACTCCGTCACTCGCCGGTGAGTGCCTGACTCGCCGGCGAGAACTCGATCGGCGTGCCGAGCCCCTTCTCGCGGGCCGCCTCGTAGAGTAGGTGAGCAGCCGCCACGGTTTCGATCCCCGTCCCGCCCGAGTCGAACACCGTGATCTCATCGTCGGTCTCCCGGCCCGGTGCCTCGTCCGCGACGACCTCCCCCAACTCGGCGTGGATCGCGTCCTCGCTGACGACGCCCTCCTCGACCGCGTGGATGAACGAGCCTGCGTCCTGGGTGACGCGCTCGCGAAGGTCGGGGACGTACGTCGCGCGCTCGATGGTCGTCGCATCGAGTTCGTGTTTCTCGGGGTGGTACTGACCCATCGCGGTGACGTGCGCGCCGGTTTCGAGGAGGTCGCCGTCGAAGACCGGCTCCGGACTGTTCGTCGCGGTGATGATCACGTCGGCGTCCTCGACCGCGGCGGCGCTGGAAGCGACCGCGGCCACTGCGGGATCGAGACGTTCGTTCATCGTCGCGGCGAACGACTCGCGGTGGTCGGCAGTCGGCGAGTAGACGTTCACGGTGTCGAACTCCCGAACTGTGGCCGCCGCTCGGAGCTGCCCGCGGGCCTGCGCACCGCTCCCGATGACCGCGAGCGTCGTGGCGTCCTCGCGTGCGAGCGCGTCGATTCCCACCGCACCCGCCGCACCCGTCTTGAATGGATTGAGACTCGCGCCGTCGAGCAGCGCGAGCGGCGCACCCGAGTCGGCGTCGAACAACGGGAGCATGAAGTGGGCATCGTGATCGCCGAACCCGGCAGCGTAGGTGTACCCGCCCATCGCGCCCGTTTCGGGCAGGATGGCAGTGTAGCCCGTCAACATCCCCGGCGGATCGTCGTTTCTGAGCGTCGTCCGCGGAGCTGCTGGTGCGCCGTGGCCCCGCTGGCGGTAGCCCTCCCGGACCGCCGCGACGTACTCCGCAGGCGTCGCGAGGCCTGCACACTCCTCGCTCGTGAGAAACAGCGTCTCGTCGGGTTCGGTGGCCGGCGTCATTGTGTGTTCCTCGGCGGAGCGACGGCTTATGGCTGGTGGCTCGGAGGGATGAGAGAACGGTAAAAGGACGAAAACGAGAAGAGAGCGATTCAGTCGGCGGATTCGAACGAGGAAACGTCGGCCCGTGGCGCAGGTGCGGGAGCCGGTTCGGCACCCGGGGCCCGGACGAACATCCCGTGGCCGA
It includes:
- a CDS encoding H/ACA ribonucleoprotein complex subunit GAR1, which gives rise to MKRAGEVVRVAQGLAIVRCPDETHPDIGTELSDQELATVGRVVDVFGPVERPYVAVDPRNEPALLLGSRLYAE
- a CDS encoding cbb3-type cytochrome c oxidase subunit I encodes the protein MSEVIVGVAAVGLVLAVLAWRIHANRKTAPPELPQPDGGEPNGVRRSSSGPRSDGGYLPENPTTETGAETEAKSAGLTRWLTTVDHKDIGIMYIVFGTIAGLWGGTDAMMIRTELLTPAADLWTEGTYNALFTTHGLTMLILFVTPVFFGMANYFLPILIGADDLAFPRLNALSFWLLPPALLLIRGGLVVNLFAKFLGVWVPVDAISFLFEIKPPEIGWYMYAPLSLQSGNPQVDFLLLGLHLSGISTVLASINFIITVFAERDEEVSWADVDLFTWTLVTTAGIALLAFSLLGAALVMLLLDRNFGTTFFALEGGGPILWQHIFWFWGHPEVYIIVLPGFGLMSTILPKFAGRTLFGRKYVIYSTFAIGVLSFGVWAHHMFSTGIDPRIRASFMAVSLAIAIPSAIKEFNWITTIWKGRVRLTAPMIFCVGGLSTFVIGGITGVFLASIPVDLLYHDTYYVVGHFHMILMGIIPFMMMAAGYYWFPILTERMYDQPLARFQAVLMVVGVIVTFGAMLITGALGLPRRYASYPAEFAPLMEITTIGAYVIGISVLLWLWNMLKSYFWGSRITEADVWDLKEVGQFTREWQHFEEQLRERYAADGSGKREHHRAIPDGTGEGDE
- a CDS encoding ornithine cyclodeaminase family protein, whose amino-acid sequence is MTPATEPDETLFLTSEECAGLATPAEYVAAVREGYRQRGHGAPAAPRTTLRNDDPPGMLTGYTAILPETGAMGGYTYAAGFGDHDAHFMLPLFDADSGAPLALLDGASLNPFKTGAAGAVGIDALAREDATTLAVIGSGAQARGQLRAAATVREFDTVNVYSPTADHRESFAATMNERLDPAVAAVASSAAAVEDADVIITATNSPEPVFDGDLLETGAHVTAMGQYHPEKHELDATTIERATYVPDLRERVTQDAGSFIHAVEEGVVSEDAIHAELGEVVADEAPGRETDDEITVFDSGGTGIETVAAAHLLYEAAREKGLGTPIEFSPASQALTGE
- a CDS encoding YihY/virulence factor BrkB family protein, which translates into the protein MNVRSSRPARLARATIAEVRENHLTFMAGSLAFYAFVSLVPLFVLAFVAASVVGGEAFATQITELLESTLTESARDLLADVLTDSSGQTGASVLGLVTLLWSALKLFRGLDIAFDAIYGVRRPKSLLAQLRDGVVVLVGVGFAVGVIVVTGAALALFPTIPYVEDFHPLLLVVGLSLTFLPLYYFLPDVDVSIVEVLPGTVLAALGWAVTEFAFQFYVAYAGRYAAYGVIGGVLLVLIWLYYSALVLMLGAVVNVVLAGRSTHLGDERAPLDGSRSADTAPDGGRWRW
- the srp19 gene encoding signal recognition particle subunit SRP19; its protein translation is MVENVIWPAYLDRELSRSEGRRVPRSSAVPEPTVDEIARAAGQVGYDVVIEREKTYPREYEPRGRVLIENADDAGKSDLLQAVAAYVAVLRE
- a CDS encoding presenilin family intramembrane aspartyl protease PSH encodes the protein MHQRRRVVAAGGATVAIFLAVQVGALALVGPFESAGYQAVENPSNPVNSAIYLGAILVATAAMLGTIKVGADWVLRGFVVLASGFVSLYVFSVLLPAPLGWSIAGIATSPLALAAAGLLVIALLVHPEWYVIDAAGIVMGAGAAALFGISFGLLPAIVLLVALAVYDAISVYGTEHMLALADGVMDLKLPVVLVIPLTLSYSFLDDSPSTTDDPDERAVEADGSGDTEAAGESTDTNHDNAADRPGLDERDALFVGLGDAVMPGVMVASAAVFAPAPPLVAGFALTLPALTAMIGTICGLVALLWFVLQGRAHAGLPLLNGGAVGGYLLGALAAGIPLVRALGLGPYV